A window of the Dioscorea cayenensis subsp. rotundata cultivar TDr96_F1 chromosome 14, TDr96_F1_v2_PseudoChromosome.rev07_lg8_w22 25.fasta, whole genome shotgun sequence genome harbors these coding sequences:
- the LOC120275284 gene encoding LOW QUALITY PROTEIN: GDSL esterase/lipase ACHE-like (The sequence of the model RefSeq protein was modified relative to this genomic sequence to represent the inferred CDS: deleted 1 base in 1 codon): protein MNLLMTCLTLFLSLQASSCTPCKFPAIINFGDSNSDTGGLSATFGPVPSPYGETFFHIPAGRFSDGRLIIDFIAESFGLAHLSAYLDSLGTNFSHGGNFATAASTIMQQSVPLNKGGYSPFSLQVQLSQFSQFKSRSLMISQKGGVFESLMPKKDYFEQALYTIDIGQNDLTDLFVRNQSADEYIPMTMKVFSDVVKEVYQQGGQYFWIHNTGPLGCLAYAIIRRPSSSPELDSVGCAVMFNKLAQKFNNMLNETVTQLRKDLPSATFIYVDVYSAKYNLFSNAEKYGFETPLRTCCGFGGGDYNFDFNVRCGDKRIVKACSYPEKSIVWDGIHYSEAANKWVFNEIATGKYSHPSVPISQAC from the exons atgaacctCCTCATGACATGCCTGACTCTGTTTCTATCACTCCAAGCTTCCTCTTGCACACCATGCAAATTCCCTGCCATAATTAAC TTCGGCGACTCCAATTCCGACACTGGCGGCCTCTCTGCCACCTTCGGCCCGGTCCCGTCTCCATACGGAGAGACATTCTTTCACATTCCGGCCGGCAGATTCTCCGACGGCCGTCTTATTATTGACTTTATCG CTGAGAGTTTTGGTTTGGCACACTTGAGTGCATACCTAGACTCTTTAGGCACCAACTTTAGTCATGGAGGCAACTTTGCCACTGCTGCATCAACCATCATGCAACAAAGTGTGCCACTAAATAAAGGTGGCTATAGTCCATTCTCATTACAAGTTCAGTTATCCCAGTTCTCTCAGTTCAAATCCAGGTCTctaatgatctcccaaaaag GGGGAGTTTTCGAAAGCTTGATGCCGAAGAAGGATTATTTCGAACAAGCTTTGTATACAATCGACATCGGTCAAAACGATCTCACCGATCTTTTTGTTAGAAATCAATCCGCTGATGAGTATATCCCAATGACAATGAAAGTGTTCAGTGATGTTGTGAAA GAGGTGTATCAACAAGGTGGACAATACTTTTGGATCCATAACACGGGTCCTTTAGGCTGCCTGGCCTATGCTATTATCCGAAGACCTTCGTCGTCCCCGGAACTCGATTCGGTTGGCTGTGCCGTGATGTTCAATAAATTAGCACAAAAATTCAATAACATGCTCAATGAAACAGTGACACAGCTGAGAAAAGATCTGCCTTCTGCAACATTTATCTATGTAGATGTTTACTCTGCTAAATACAATCTTTTTAGCAACGCAGAAAAGTATG GATTTGAGACTCCACTGAGAACATGCTGTGGATTTGGTGGTGGTGATTATAACTTTGATTTTAATGTGAGATGTGGAGACAAACGCATAGTGAAAGCATGTTCATATCCAGAGAAAAGCATAGTTTGGGATGGAATTCATTACTCTGAAGCAGCAAACAAATGGGTTTTCAATGAGATAGCCACTGGAAAATATTCACATCCTTCTGTTCCTATTTCTCAGGCCTGCTAA